The Paenibacillus sp. FSL R7-0204 genome includes a region encoding these proteins:
- the pgeF gene encoding peptidoglycan editing factor PgeF, with amino-acid sequence MEPFMQNGAAPMLLHLEPWRKPYRSITAGFTGRAGGSGKEPYDSFNCAFHVGDDPADVLANRSLLAASLGFRLADWTCGEQTHGKEIAVITEQERGRGSLDRASAFQATDGLLTNVPGVLLTSFYADCVPLFFHDPLNHVVGLAHAGWKGTVAEIAAAMVERMGQTYGSRPEDIQAAIGPSIGDCCYEVDDYVMDPVRRLEAGLNLPAAAEGARAVYRPSETDSSKMMLNLKELNQRIMIKAGILPTHIECTTWCTSCNSDLFFSYRKENGVTGRMTSWIGIKES; translated from the coding sequence ATGGAACCGTTTATGCAAAATGGCGCAGCGCCCATGCTGCTGCATCTGGAGCCGTGGCGTAAGCCGTATAGGAGCATTACTGCAGGCTTCACCGGCAGAGCAGGCGGCAGCGGCAAAGAACCGTATGACAGCTTCAATTGTGCCTTTCATGTAGGCGATGATCCGGCGGATGTGCTGGCTAACCGCAGCCTGCTGGCTGCGAGTCTGGGATTCCGGCTGGCTGACTGGACCTGCGGGGAGCAGACCCATGGCAAAGAGATCGCAGTCATTACAGAACAGGAACGCGGCCGGGGTAGCCTGGACCGGGCATCTGCCTTTCAAGCCACTGACGGGCTGCTGACGAATGTGCCCGGGGTGCTGCTGACTTCTTTTTACGCTGATTGTGTGCCGCTGTTCTTCCATGATCCGCTGAACCATGTGGTGGGACTGGCGCATGCAGGCTGGAAGGGGACCGTGGCGGAAATCGCGGCGGCGATGGTGGAGCGCATGGGACAGACGTACGGGAGCCGTCCAGAGGACATACAGGCTGCTATAGGGCCTTCTATCGGAGACTGCTGCTATGAGGTGGATGATTATGTAATGGACCCTGTCCGCCGCCTGGAGGCCGGGCTGAACCTGCCGGCTGCGGCAGAAGGCGCGCGGGCTGTATATAGACCATCGGAGACGGACAGCAGCAAAATGATGCTGAACTTGAAAGAATTGAATCAACGCATTATGATAAAAGCAGGAATATTGCCGACTCATATCGAATGTACAACTTGGTGTACAAGCTGTAACAGTG
- a CDS encoding YlmC/YmxH family sporulation protein yields the protein MIEETSASGKKMKISDFQTKDVINIVDGKRLGQISDLELDLRRGVIDAVIVPGYTRFMGLFGGGADLVIPWRNIVKIGADVVLVKLEEPRMPQGQEDREMMYLERPDRSERRTY from the coding sequence ATGATTGAGGAGACGTCAGCTTCGGGTAAAAAGATGAAAATCTCCGATTTTCAAACCAAAGATGTAATCAATATTGTTGACGGTAAACGGCTGGGTCAGATCAGCGATCTGGAGCTGGATTTGCGTAGAGGCGTCATTGACGCTGTGATTGTCCCGGGGTATACAAGGTTCATGGGGCTGTTCGGCGGCGGTGCCGATCTGGTGATTCCGTGGCGGAATATCGTGAAGATCGGTGCGGATGTCGTGCTCGTGAAGCTGGAGGAGCCCCGCATGCCGCAGGGACAGGAAGACCGCGAGATGATGTACCTGGAACGGCCTGACCGCAGTGAACGGCGCACTTATTAA